A section of the Pseudomonas sp. FP453 genome encodes:
- a CDS encoding FAD-dependent oxidoreductase, with amino-acid sequence MAERLNNDFQFIDVGRKDPKKKLLRQRKKEFVEIYEPFKPQHSADQAHRCLGCGNPYCEWKCPVHNFIPNWLKLVAEGNILAAAELSHQTNTLPEVCGRVCPQDRLCEGACTLNDGFGAVTIGSVEKYITDTAFAMGWRPDMSKVKPTGKRVAIIGAGPAGLGCADVLVRGGVTPVVFDKNPEIGGLLTFGIPEFKLEKTVLSHRREVFTGMGIEFRLNTEIGKDITMEQLLEEYDAVFMGMGTYTYMKGGFAGEDLPGVYDALDFLIANVNRNLGFEKSPEDFVDMKGKKVVVLGGGDTAMDCNRTSIRQGAKSVTCAYRRDEANMPGSRKEVKNAKEEGVKFLYNRQPIAIVGEDRVEGVKVVETRLGEPDARGRRSPEPIPGSEEIIPADAVVIAFGFRPSPAPWFEQFQIQTDSQGRVVAPEQGQYKHQTSNPKIFAGGDMVRGSDLVVTAIFEGRNAAEGILDYLQV; translated from the coding sequence ATGGCTGAACGTCTGAATAACGACTTCCAGTTCATCGATGTCGGGCGCAAAGATCCGAAGAAGAAACTGTTGCGTCAACGCAAGAAAGAGTTCGTGGAAATCTACGAACCCTTCAAACCCCAGCACTCGGCCGACCAGGCCCACCGTTGCCTGGGTTGCGGTAACCCGTATTGCGAATGGAAGTGCCCGGTGCACAACTTCATTCCCAACTGGCTCAAGTTGGTGGCCGAGGGCAACATCCTCGCCGCCGCCGAGCTGTCGCACCAGACCAACACCCTGCCGGAAGTCTGCGGCCGGGTGTGCCCGCAGGACCGTCTATGTGAGGGTGCCTGCACCCTTAACGACGGCTTCGGCGCGGTGACCATCGGCTCGGTGGAGAAGTACATCACCGACACCGCGTTCGCCATGGGCTGGCGCCCGGACATGTCCAAGGTCAAGCCGACCGGCAAGCGCGTCGCCATCATCGGCGCCGGCCCTGCCGGCCTGGGCTGCGCCGACGTCTTGGTGCGTGGCGGCGTGACCCCGGTGGTGTTCGACAAGAACCCGGAAATCGGCGGCTTGCTGACCTTCGGCATCCCCGAGTTCAAGCTGGAAAAAACCGTCCTGAGCCACCGCCGTGAAGTGTTCACCGGCATGGGTATCGAGTTCCGTCTCAATACCGAAATCGGCAAAGACATCACCATGGAGCAACTGCTCGAAGAATACGATGCCGTATTCATGGGCATGGGCACCTACACCTACATGAAGGGCGGCTTTGCCGGTGAGGATCTGCCAGGCGTCTACGACGCCTTGGATTTCCTGATCGCCAACGTCAATCGCAACCTGGGCTTTGAAAAGTCGCCGGAAGATTTCGTCGACATGAAAGGCAAGAAGGTCGTGGTGCTCGGCGGTGGTGACACCGCGATGGACTGCAACCGGACGTCGATCCGCCAGGGCGCCAAGTCGGTGACCTGCGCTTATCGTCGTGACGAAGCCAACATGCCGGGCTCGCGCAAAGAGGTGAAGAACGCCAAGGAAGAAGGCGTGAAATTCCTCTACAACCGCCAGCCGATTGCGATTGTTGGTGAAGACCGTGTCGAAGGCGTGAAGGTGGTCGAGACCCGTCTCGGCGAACCGGACGCCCGTGGCCGTCGCAGCCCTGAGCCGATCCCGGGTTCCGAAGAAATCATCCCGGCCGACGCCGTGGTCATCGCCTTCGGTTTCCGCCCAAGCCCGGCGCCGTGGTTCGAACAGTTCCAGATCCAGACCGACAGCCAGGGCCGCGTCGTCGCCCCGGAACAAGGCCAGTACAAGCACCAGACCAGCAACCCGAAGATCTTCGCCGGTGGCGACATGGTGCGCGGTTCCGACCTGGTGGTAACCGCGATCTTCGAAGGCCGCAACGCTGCCGAAGGCATCCTGGATTACCTGCAAGTCTGA
- the gltB gene encoding glutamate synthase large subunit, with protein sequence MKAGLYQPDEFKDNCGFGLIAHMQGEPSHTLLQTAIEALTCMTHRGGINADGKTGDGCGLLIQKPDLFLRAVAKEQFAVDLPKQYAVGMVFFNQDPVKAQAARENMNREIAAAGLQLVGWRKVPIDTSVLGRLALERLPQIEQVFIAGDGLSDQDMAIKLFTSRRRSSVSNAADTEHYICSFSHKTIIYKGLMMPADLTAFYPDLSDERLQTAICVFHQRFSTNTLPKWPLAQPFRFLAHNGEINTITGNRNWAVARRTKFANDLMDLEELGPLVNRVGSDSSSMDNMLELMVTGGIDLFRGVRMIIPPAWQNVETMDPDLRAFYEYNSMHMEPWDGPAGVVMTDGRYAVCLLDRNGLRPARWVTTTNGFITLASEIGVWNYQPEDVIAKGRVGPGQILAVDTETGQILDTDAIDNRLKSRHPYKQWLRKNALRIQATMEDNDHGSAFYDVDQLKQYMKMYQVTFEERDQVLRPLGEQGYEAVGSMGDDTPMAVLSQRVRTPYDYFRQQFAQVTNPPIDPLREAIVMSLEVCLGAERNIFQESPEHASRVILSSPVISPAKWRSLMTLDRPGFDRQIIDLNYDESLGLEAAVRNVADQAEEAVRAGRTQIVLTDRHIAPGKLPIHASLATGAVHHRLTEKGLRCDSNILVETATARDPHHFAVLIGFGASAVYPFLAYEVLGDLIRTGEVLGDLYEVFKNYRKGITKGLLKILSKMGISTVTSYRGAQLFEAIGLSEEVCDLSFRGVPSRIKGARFVDIEAEQKALALEAWSARKPIQQGGLLKFVHGGEYHAYNPDVVNTLQAAVQQGDYAKFKEYTSLVDNRPVSMIRDLFKVKTLDTPMDISEVEPLESILKRFDSAGISLGALSPEAHEALAEAMNRLGARSNSGEGGEDPARYGTIKSSKIKQVATGRFGVTPEYLVNAEVLQIKVAQGAKPGEGGQLPGGKVNGLIAKLRYAVPGVTLISPPPHHDIYSIEDLSQLIFDLKQVNPKALVSVKLVAEAGVGTIAAGVAKAYADLITISGYDGGTGASPLTSIKYAGAPWELGLAETHQTLRGNDLRGKVRVQTDGGLKTGLDVIKAAILGAESFGFGTAPMIALGCKYLRICHLNNCATGVATQNEKLRKDHYIGTVDMVVNFFTYVAEETREWLAKLGVRSLEELIGRTDLLEILQGQTAKQHHLDLTPLLGSDHIPADKPQFCGVERNPPFDKGLLAEKMVEIAGSSINDASGGEFELDICNCDRSIGARISGEIARKHGNQGMAKAPITFRFKGTAGQSFGVWNAGGLHMYLEGDANDYVGKGMTGGKLVIVPPKGSVYKTQDSAIIGNTCLYGATGGKLFAAGTAGERFAVRNSGAHTVVEGTGDHCCEYMTGGFVAVLGKTGYNFGSGMTGGFAYVLDQDNTFVDKVNHELVEIQRISGEAMESYRNHLQHVLDEYVEETGSEWGRNLAENLDDYLRRFWLVKPKAANLKSLLSSIRANPQ encoded by the coding sequence ATGAAAGCAGGTCTGTACCAACCCGATGAATTCAAGGATAACTGTGGTTTCGGCCTGATAGCCCACATGCAGGGCGAGCCCAGCCACACCCTTCTGCAAACGGCCATCGAGGCCCTGACCTGCATGACCCACCGCGGTGGGATCAACGCCGACGGCAAGACCGGTGACGGTTGTGGCTTGCTGATTCAAAAGCCCGACCTGTTCCTGCGCGCTGTCGCCAAAGAGCAATTTGCTGTCGACCTGCCCAAGCAGTACGCCGTGGGCATGGTGTTCTTCAACCAGGACCCGGTCAAAGCCCAAGCCGCTCGCGAAAACATGAACCGCGAAATCGCCGCCGCCGGCCTGCAACTCGTCGGCTGGCGCAAAGTGCCGATCGACACCAGCGTCCTCGGCCGCCTCGCGCTTGAGCGCCTGCCGCAGATCGAACAAGTGTTCATCGCCGGTGATGGCCTGAGCGACCAGGACATGGCGATCAAGCTGTTCACCTCGCGTCGTCGCTCGTCGGTGTCCAACGCCGCCGACACCGAGCACTACATCTGCAGCTTTTCCCACAAGACCATCATTTACAAAGGCCTGATGATGCCGGCGGACCTCACCGCCTTCTATCCAGACCTGAGCGATGAGCGCCTGCAAACCGCAATCTGCGTGTTCCACCAGCGCTTTTCCACCAACACCCTGCCGAAATGGCCGCTGGCCCAGCCATTCCGCTTCCTCGCCCACAACGGCGAGATCAATACCATCACCGGCAACCGCAACTGGGCCGTGGCCCGTCGCACCAAGTTCGCCAACGATCTGATGGACCTGGAAGAGCTCGGCCCGCTGGTCAACCGCGTCGGCTCCGACTCCTCCAGCATGGACAACATGCTCGAACTGATGGTCACCGGCGGCATCGACCTGTTCCGTGGCGTGCGCATGATCATTCCGCCAGCGTGGCAGAACGTCGAAACCATGGACCCGGACCTGCGTGCGTTCTACGAGTACAACTCGATGCACATGGAGCCGTGGGACGGCCCGGCCGGCGTCGTAATGACCGACGGTCGCTACGCCGTGTGCCTGCTCGACCGCAACGGCCTGCGCCCGGCGCGTTGGGTGACCACCACCAACGGTTTCATCACCCTTGCGTCGGAAATCGGCGTGTGGAACTACCAGCCGGAAGACGTGATTGCTAAAGGCCGCGTCGGCCCTGGGCAGATCCTTGCCGTGGACACCGAAACCGGGCAGATCCTCGACACCGATGCCATCGACAACCGCCTGAAGTCCCGTCACCCGTACAAGCAATGGCTGCGCAAGAACGCCCTGCGCATCCAGGCGACCATGGAAGACAACGACCACGGTTCGGCGTTCTATGACGTCGACCAGCTCAAGCAATACATGAAGATGTACCAGGTCACGTTCGAAGAGCGCGACCAGGTGCTGCGCCCGCTCGGCGAGCAAGGCTACGAGGCCGTCGGCTCCATGGGCGATGACACGCCGATGGCCGTGCTGTCCCAGCGCGTGCGCACGCCGTACGACTACTTCCGCCAGCAGTTCGCCCAGGTGACCAACCCGCCGATCGACCCGCTGCGCGAAGCCATCGTGATGTCGCTGGAAGTGTGCCTCGGTGCCGAGCGCAACATCTTCCAGGAATCGCCTGAGCACGCCTCCCGCGTGATCCTCAGCTCGCCAGTGATTTCCCCGGCCAAGTGGCGTTCGTTGATGACCCTGGACCGCCCAGGCTTCGACCGCCAGATCATCGATCTGAACTACGACGAGAGCCTCGGCCTTGAAGCCGCTGTGCGCAATGTCGCCGACCAGGCCGAAGAAGCCGTGCGCGCCGGTCGTACGCAGATCGTGCTGACCGACCGTCACATCGCCCCGGGCAAGCTGCCGATCCACGCCTCCCTGGCTACCGGCGCGGTGCACCACCGCCTGACCGAAAAAGGCCTGCGCTGCGACTCCAACATCCTTGTCGAAACCGCCACCGCCCGCGACCCGCATCACTTCGCGGTGCTGATCGGCTTCGGCGCCTCGGCGGTATATCCGTTCCTCGCGTACGAAGTACTCGGCGACCTGATCCGCACCGGTGAAGTGCTGGGCGACCTCTACGAGGTGTTCAAGAACTACCGCAAAGGCATCACCAAGGGCCTGCTGAAGATCCTGTCGAAGATGGGCATCTCCACCGTCACGTCCTATCGCGGTGCGCAATTGTTCGAAGCCATCGGCCTGTCCGAAGAAGTCTGCGACCTGAGCTTCCGTGGCGTGCCAAGCCGTATCAAGGGCGCGCGTTTCGTCGACATCGAAGCCGAGCAGAAAGCCCTGGCCTTGGAGGCCTGGAGCGCGCGCAAGCCGATCCAGCAAGGCGGCCTGCTCAAGTTCGTGCACGGTGGCGAATACCACGCGTACAACCCGGACGTGGTCAACACCCTGCAAGCCGCCGTGCAGCAGGGCGACTACGCCAAGTTCAAGGAATACACCTCGCTGGTGGATAACCGCCCGGTGTCGATGATCCGCGACCTGTTCAAGGTGAAGACCCTGGACACGCCGATGGACATCAGCGAAGTCGAGCCGCTGGAATCAATCCTCAAGCGCTTCGACTCCGCCGGTATCTCCCTGGGCGCCTTGTCGCCTGAGGCCCACGAAGCCCTGGCCGAAGCCATGAACCGCCTGGGTGCGCGTTCCAACTCCGGCGAAGGCGGCGAAGACCCGGCGCGTTACGGCACGATCAAGAGCTCGAAAATCAAGCAGGTCGCGACGGGCCGTTTTGGCGTGACCCCGGAATACCTGGTCAACGCCGAAGTGCTGCAAATCAAGGTAGCCCAAGGCGCCAAGCCTGGCGAAGGCGGGCAACTGCCAGGCGGCAAGGTCAACGGCCTGATCGCCAAGCTGCGTTATGCCGTGCCGGGCGTGACCCTGATTTCGCCACCGCCGCACCACGACATCTACTCGATTGAAGACTTGTCGCAGCTGATTTTCGACTTGAAACAAGTCAACCCGAAGGCCCTGGTCTCGGTGAAACTGGTGGCAGAAGCCGGCGTGGGCACCATCGCCGCTGGCGTGGCCAAGGCCTATGCCGACCTGATCACCATCTCCGGCTACGACGGCGGCACCGGCGCTTCGCCGCTGACCTCCATCAAGTACGCCGGTGCACCGTGGGAACTGGGCCTCGCTGAAACCCACCAGACCCTGCGCGGCAACGACCTGCGCGGCAAGGTCCGGGTGCAGACCGACGGCGGCCTGAAAACCGGCCTCGACGTGATCAAGGCCGCGATCCTCGGCGCCGAAAGTTTCGGCTTCGGCACCGCGCCAATGATCGCCCTGGGCTGCAAATACCTGCGCATCTGCCACCTGAACAACTGCGCCACCGGCGTAGCGACGCAGAACGAGAAGCTGCGCAAGGATCACTACATCGGCACCGTCGACATGGTGGTGAATTTCTTCACCTACGTCGCCGAAGAGACCCGTGAGTGGCTGGCCAAGCTGGGCGTGCGCTCCCTGGAAGAGCTGATCGGCCGCACCGATCTGCTGGAAATCCTCCAGGGCCAGACCGCCAAGCAGCACCACCTGGACCTGACGCCGCTGTTGGGCAGCGATCACATTCCGGCCGACAAACCGCAGTTCTGCGGCGTCGAGCGCAACCCGCCGTTCGACAAAGGCCTGCTGGCCGAGAAGATGGTGGAAATCGCCGGATCGTCGATCAATGACGCCAGCGGTGGTGAGTTCGAACTGGATATCTGCAACTGCGACCGTTCCATCGGCGCACGCATCTCCGGCGAAATCGCGCGCAAGCACGGCAACCAGGGCATGGCGAAAGCGCCGATCACGTTCCGCTTCAAGGGCACTGCGGGCCAGAGCTTTGGCGTGTGGAACGCCGGTGGCCTGCACATGTACCTGGAAGGCGACGCCAACGACTACGTGGGCAAGGGCATGACCGGCGGCAAGCTGGTGATCGTTCCGCCTAAAGGCAGCGTCTACAAGACCCAGGACAGTGCCATCATCGGTAACACCTGCTTGTACGGCGCCACCGGTGGCAAGCTGTTTGCCGCCGGTACGGCCGGTGAGCGTTTCGCTGTGCGTAACTCCGGTGCCCACACCGTGGTCGAAGGCACGGGCGATCACTGCTGCGAGTACATGACCGGGGGCTTTGTCGCGGTACTGGGCAAGACCGGTTACAACTTCGGTTCGGGCATGACCGGCGGTTTCGCCTACGTGCTCGACCAGGACAACACCTTCGTCGACAAGGTCAACCACGAGTTGGTCGAGATCCAGCGGATCAGCGGCGAAGCCATGGAATCCTACCGGAACCACTTGCAGCACGTGCTGGACGAGTACGTCGAGGAGACCGGCAGCGAATGGGGTCGTAACCTCGCCGAAAACCTCGATGATTACCTGCGTCGTTTCTGGCTGGTCAAGCCCAAGGCTGCCAACCTGAAATCGTTGCTTTCCAGCATCCGTGCCAACCCGCAGTGA
- a CDS encoding LysR family transcriptional regulator: MELRHLRYFIAVAEELHFGRAAQVLGISQPPLSQQIQALEQQVGARLFERTNRRVELSEAGRLFLHEARLVLAQVDKAADVARRAQLGELGELKIGFTSSAPFNASIPQAIFAFRQAFPAVHLNLQEMSSTQVAESLVDESIQVGLMRPLPLPDSLSVVELMREPLVAVLNAGHPLVGGSERGLYLAQLAEEPFVFFPRSYGSGLYAQLINLARDAGFSPHFAQEAGEAMTIIGLVAAGLGVSVLPASYQRIRIDGVVYRTLLDEEAVTAVWLVQRKGVQTPMAEGFVELLTRKAVQ, from the coding sequence ATGGAATTACGACATCTGCGGTACTTCATCGCCGTCGCCGAAGAACTGCATTTCGGCCGCGCCGCGCAGGTGCTGGGCATCTCGCAACCGCCGCTGAGCCAGCAGATCCAGGCGCTGGAGCAGCAGGTGGGTGCGCGTTTGTTCGAGCGTACCAATCGTCGGGTCGAGCTGAGCGAAGCGGGGCGCTTGTTCCTGCATGAGGCGCGGTTGGTGCTGGCCCAGGTGGACAAGGCGGCGGACGTGGCGCGACGTGCGCAGTTGGGTGAGCTGGGAGAGTTGAAGATCGGCTTCACCTCGTCGGCGCCGTTCAACGCGAGCATTCCCCAGGCGATCTTTGCGTTCCGCCAGGCGTTCCCGGCGGTGCACCTCAACCTGCAGGAGATGAGCAGCACCCAGGTGGCCGAGTCGCTGGTGGACGAGTCGATCCAGGTCGGCCTGATGCGTCCGCTGCCGTTGCCGGACTCGTTGAGTGTGGTCGAGCTGATGCGCGAGCCGCTGGTGGCCGTGTTGAACGCTGGCCATCCGTTGGTGGGCGGCAGTGAGCGTGGCTTGTACCTGGCGCAATTGGCCGAGGAACCGTTCGTGTTTTTCCCACGCAGCTATGGCAGTGGTCTGTATGCGCAGCTGATCAACCTGGCGCGTGACGCCGGTTTCAGCCCGCACTTCGCCCAGGAAGCGGGAGAGGCGATGACCATCATCGGCCTGGTGGCGGCGGGGTTGGGCGTGTCGGTGTTGCCGGCGTCTTACCAGCGCATCCGCATTGATGGCGTGGTCTATCGCACGTTGCTGGATGAGGAAGCGGTGACGGCGGTGTGGCTGGTGCAGCGCAAGGGCGTGCAGACACCGATGGCAGAGGGGTTTGTGGAGTTGTTGACGCGTAAGGCTGTTCAGTAA
- a CDS encoding MFS transporter: MDEVVAQLNDAYIEKGTPMFMRTVLALFSGGFATFALLYCVQPMMPALSHEFSINAAQSSLILSLATAMLACGLLITGPISDRLGRKPVMVSALFCAALATIASGLMPTWEGILLMRALVGLSLSGLAAVAMTYLSEEIHPQHIGLAMGLYIGGNAIGGMSGRLIMGVLIDFVSWHTATLIIGALALIAATVFWKILPESRNFRASSLKPRSLLDGFVMHFKDAGLPWLFLEAFLLMGAFVTMFNYIGYRLLGDPYDLSQAVVGLLSLVYLSGIYSSAKIGSLADRLGRRRVLWATIVLMLAGIVLTLFTPLWLVVPGMLIFTFGFFGAHSVASSWIGRRAVKAKGQASSLYLFCYYAGSSVAGTAGGFFWHYAEWNGIGGFIVALLVGALLVALKLAKLPPLGQTAT, translated from the coding sequence CTGGATGAGGTGGTGGCGCAGCTCAATGACGCCTACATCGAAAAAGGCACGCCGATGTTCATGCGCACGGTGCTGGCGCTGTTCTCCGGCGGTTTTGCCACCTTTGCCCTGCTGTATTGCGTGCAGCCGATGATGCCGGCGCTGTCCCACGAGTTTTCCATCAATGCGGCGCAGAGCAGCCTGATCTTGTCGCTCGCTACCGCCATGCTCGCCTGTGGCCTGCTGATCACCGGGCCGATTTCCGACCGCTTGGGCCGCAAGCCGGTCATGGTGTCAGCCCTGTTCTGCGCCGCGCTGGCGACCATCGCCAGTGGCTTGATGCCGACGTGGGAAGGGATTCTGCTGATGCGCGCATTGGTGGGCTTGTCATTGAGCGGCCTGGCCGCCGTCGCGATGACCTACCTGAGCGAAGAAATCCACCCGCAACACATCGGCCTGGCCATGGGCTTGTACATCGGTGGCAACGCGATTGGCGGCATGAGCGGGCGCTTGATCATGGGCGTGCTGATCGACTTCGTCAGTTGGCACACCGCCACATTGATCATCGGCGCCCTGGCGCTGATCGCCGCCACCGTGTTCTGGAAAATCCTCCCCGAATCGCGCAACTTCCGCGCCAGCAGCCTCAAGCCGCGCAGCCTGTTGGATGGGTTTGTCATGCACTTCAAGGACGCCGGCCTGCCGTGGCTGTTCCTCGAAGCCTTCCTGCTGATGGGCGCGTTCGTGACGATGTTCAACTACATCGGCTATCGCCTGCTGGGCGATCCGTATGACCTCAGCCAGGCCGTGGTCGGCCTGTTGTCATTGGTGTACCTCTCGGGCATCTACAGCTCGGCGAAAATCGGCTCCCTGGCCGACCGCCTCGGCCGCCGCCGCGTGCTGTGGGCCACCATCGTGCTGATGCTCGCCGGTATCGTGCTGACCCTGTTCACCCCGCTGTGGCTGGTGGTGCCGGGCATGCTGATCTTCACCTTCGGCTTCTTCGGCGCGCACTCGGTGGCCAGCAGCTGGATCGGCCGCCGCGCGGTGAAGGCCAAGGGGCAGGCGTCGTCGTTGTATCTGTTCTGCTATTACGCAGGGTCGAGCGTGGCGGGAACGGCAGGCGGGTTCTTCTGGCATTACGCCGAGTGGAACGGGATTGGTGGGTTTATCGTGGCGTTGTTGGTGGGTGCGTTGCTGGTAGCGTTGAAGTTGGCGAAGTTGCCGCCGTTGGGGCAAACAGCGACATAA
- the hemE gene encoding uroporphyrinogen decarboxylase — MTALKNDRFLRALLKQPVDVTPVWMMRQAGRYLPEYRASRANAGDFMSLCMNPEFACEVTLQPLDRYPELDAAILFSDILTIPDAMGQGLYFETGEGPRFKKVVSTLADIEALPIPDPHKDLGYVMDAVSTIRRELNGRVPLIGFSGSPWTLATYMVEGGSSKDFRKTKAMLYDNPQAMHLLLDKLAQSVTSYLNAQIMAGAQAVQIFDTWGGNLSSAAYQEFSLAYMRKIVSGLIREHEGRKVPVIMFTKGGGLWLESIADAGADALGLDWTCDLGEARQRVGNRVALQGNMDPTVLYAKPEAIRTEVGRILASYGKGSGHVFNLGHGITPEVNPEHAGAFLRAVHELSAQYHE, encoded by the coding sequence ATGACTGCCCTCAAGAACGACCGTTTCCTTCGTGCCCTGCTCAAGCAACCCGTGGACGTCACCCCAGTGTGGATGATGCGCCAGGCCGGTCGCTACCTGCCGGAATACCGCGCCAGCCGCGCCAACGCCGGCGACTTCATGAGCCTGTGCATGAACCCGGAGTTCGCCTGCGAAGTCACCCTGCAGCCGCTGGACCGCTACCCAGAACTGGACGCGGCCATCCTCTTCTCCGACATCCTCACCATTCCTGACGCCATGGGCCAAGGCCTGTACTTCGAAACCGGCGAAGGCCCGCGTTTCAAGAAAGTCGTCAGCACCCTGGCCGATATCGAAGCCCTGCCGATCCCTGATCCGCACAAAGACCTCGGTTATGTGATGGACGCCGTCAGCACCATCCGCCGCGAACTCAATGGCCGCGTGCCGCTGATCGGCTTCTCCGGCAGCCCGTGGACCCTGGCCACCTACATGGTCGAAGGCGGCTCGTCGAAAGACTTCCGCAAGACCAAGGCCATGCTCTACGACAACCCGCAAGCCATGCACCTGCTGCTGGACAAGCTGGCGCAGTCGGTCACTTCCTACCTCAACGCGCAGATCATGGCCGGCGCGCAAGCCGTGCAGATCTTCGACACCTGGGGCGGCAACCTGTCGTCGGCGGCGTACCAGGAGTTCTCCCTGGCCTACATGCGCAAGATCGTCAGCGGCCTGATCCGCGAACACGAAGGCCGCAAAGTGCCGGTGATCATGTTCACCAAGGGCGGCGGCCTGTGGCTGGAAAGCATCGCCGACGCCGGCGCCGACGCCCTCGGCCTGGACTGGACCTGCGACCTCGGCGAAGCCCGCCAGCGCGTGGGCAACCGCGTCGCGCTGCAAGGCAACATGGACCCGACCGTGCTGTACGCCAAGCCGGAAGCGATCCGCACCGAAGTCGGCCGCATCCTGGCCAGCTACGGCAAGGGCAGTGGGCACGTGTTCAACCTCGGGCATGGCATTACGCCGGAAGTGAACCCGGAGCATGCGGGCGCGTTCCTGCGGGCGGTGCATGAGTTGTCGGCGCAGTATCACGAGTGA
- a CDS encoding helix-turn-helix transcriptional regulator, translating to MLLTNPPDLGDRIRQLRRAKGYSQAQLADRAKCNRKTIMDLEAGENVAMYTVFRVISALGMALEVVDKRIDLKSLADLVEHDE from the coding sequence ATGTTGCTGACTAATCCGCCTGATTTGGGCGACAGGATACGACAGCTGCGCCGTGCCAAAGGCTATAGCCAAGCGCAACTGGCGGATCGGGCCAAGTGCAACCGCAAGACCATCATGGATCTTGAAGCCGGTGAAAATGTCGCGATGTATACGGTGTTCAGGGTGATTTCTGCCCTGGGAATGGCATTGGAAGTTGTCGATAAACGCATTGACCTCAAATCCCTGGCTGATCTGGTGGAGCACGATGAGTAG
- a CDS encoding type II toxin-antitoxin system HipA family toxin — MSRVKLLNVLTPQGHSGELSKGSQFAFSYSSADAEREASLVMPYDSTPSVSNVLHPIFDMNVPEGFLADQIKRRMAKHMQVDEMRLLSVIGGNQIGRLTYQNPAEVSVPVTAQVGLQQILSADSSQGVFEFLVETYFESGISGVQPKVLVPDLDKLAGNRKTMLSSDLIVKSGADEYAHLAQNEFLCMEAARMAGMETPPFWLSEGGDLFVMERFDLTPSGRLGFEDMAVLLGLNKDPHDNYKYSQSYETLAAVINHVCAQGDPLRELERFFSSICLSVMVRNGDAHLKNFGVIYTHPGARETVQLAPVFDVTTTTVYENYNPKSGRSLVDRTLAIKMNKVKAYPDRQQLMEFGRKYCAVEKPGMIIERIAEAMSEALIAHQARIDVELFLVMQAEWDGGRAMALHDSVSTGMKRKPVAKKPL; from the coding sequence ATGAGTAGAGTCAAATTGCTCAACGTCCTCACTCCTCAGGGGCACTCTGGCGAATTGTCCAAAGGCTCGCAGTTCGCGTTTTCCTATTCGTCCGCTGATGCCGAGCGAGAGGCATCGCTGGTCATGCCCTATGACTCGACACCTTCAGTCAGCAATGTATTGCATCCAATTTTCGATATGAACGTACCAGAAGGTTTTCTGGCCGATCAGATCAAGCGACGCATGGCCAAGCACATGCAGGTGGATGAGATGCGCCTGTTGTCGGTGATCGGTGGGAACCAGATTGGTCGGCTGACGTACCAGAATCCTGCCGAGGTATCAGTTCCTGTAACGGCTCAGGTGGGGCTCCAGCAAATACTGTCAGCCGATAGCTCCCAGGGCGTCTTCGAGTTTCTGGTGGAGACCTATTTCGAGTCGGGTATATCCGGCGTGCAGCCCAAGGTGCTGGTGCCTGACCTGGACAAGCTGGCCGGTAACCGCAAAACCATGCTCAGTTCTGACTTGATCGTGAAATCTGGCGCCGATGAGTACGCTCACTTGGCACAAAACGAGTTCCTTTGCATGGAAGCTGCTCGCATGGCGGGCATGGAGACACCGCCTTTCTGGTTGTCCGAAGGGGGTGATCTGTTTGTCATGGAGCGCTTTGACCTTACTCCCTCGGGGCGGCTTGGTTTTGAGGACATGGCCGTGTTGTTGGGGCTTAACAAAGATCCCCATGACAACTACAAGTATTCCCAGAGCTACGAAACCCTCGCGGCGGTGATCAATCATGTCTGTGCGCAAGGTGACCCGCTCCGTGAGCTTGAGCGGTTTTTCTCATCGATTTGCTTGTCGGTCATGGTGCGTAACGGCGACGCACACCTGAAAAATTTTGGTGTGATCTACACCCATCCAGGCGCCCGTGAGACGGTGCAGTTAGCGCCTGTATTCGATGTCACGACTACCACTGTGTATGAGAACTACAACCCCAAGTCTGGCCGTTCATTGGTTGACCGCACCCTGGCAATCAAGATGAACAAGGTGAAGGCTTATCCAGATCGCCAGCAACTGATGGAATTTGGTCGTAAGTACTGTGCGGTGGAGAAGCCTGGGATGATCATCGAGCGAATCGCTGAGGCGATGTCCGAGGCACTCATTGCGCATCAAGCTCGCATCGACGTCGAGTTGTTTTTGGTGATGCAGGCCGAGTGGGATGGGGGACGTGCGATGGCGCTCCATGACTCGGTCAGCACTGGAATGAAGCGCAAGCCTGTTGCGAAAAAACCGCTGTGA